A portion of the Ricinus communis isolate WT05 ecotype wild-type chromosome 10, ASM1957865v1, whole genome shotgun sequence genome contains these proteins:
- the LOC8276512 gene encoding ADP-glucose phosphorylase yields MAPPAVTQIRSPELRHDPVTNRLVIFSPARAKRPTDFKSKTPQTPNSNHSPCPFCIGHEDECAPEIFRVPPDPNNSDWKIRVIENLYPALSRNLDYPSEQNTDLDFPGRVLNGFGFHDVVIEAPVHSVQLCDMEAREIGEVLIVYQKRIEQIMNLETIKYVQVFKNHGASAGASMSHSHSQIMALPIIPPSVSARLDGTKEYFDNTGKCSLCVVHMEKILIDESTHFISIVPFAATFPFEIWIIPRDHSSHFHDIDREKAVDLGGMLKLMLRKMSLQLNNPPFNFMIQTAPLQVKESQLPYTHWFLQIVPQLTGVGGFELGTGCFINPVFPEDAAKVLREVNLPIDG; encoded by the exons ATGGCGCCACCAGCTGTAACTCAAATTCGGAGCCCCGAATTACGGCACGACCCGGTGACAAACCGGTTGGTCATATTCTCTCCGGCCCGAGCCAAAAGACCCACCGATTTCAAATCTAAAACGCCCCAGACCCCTAATTCCAACCACAGTCCCTGCCCTTTCTGTATCGGCCACGAGGATGAATGTGCACCCGAAATATTCCGGGTCCCACCCGACCCGAATAACTCAGACTGGAAGATCCGTGTCATCGAGAATCTGTATCCGGCGCTGAGCAGAAACCTTGATTACCCATCTGAGCAAAACACTGACTTGGATTTTCCGGGTCGGGTACTGAACGGTTTTGGCTTTCACGATGTGGTGATTGAGGCTCCGGTTCATTCGGTGCAGTTGTGTGACATGGAAGCGAGAGAGATTGGTGAGGTTTTGATTGTGTATCAGAAGAGGATTGAGCAAATTATGAACCTTGAAACCATTAAATACGTGCAG GTGTTCAAGAACCATGGTGCTTCTGCTGGAGCATCTATGAGTCACTCTCACAGTCAGATAATGGCACTGCCAATTATACCTCCTTCTGTTTCTGCTCGACTTGATGGTACAAAGGAGTACTTTGACAATACAGGAAAATGTAGCCTTTGTGTAGTTCATATGGAAAAGATTTTAATTGATGAATCAACTCATTTTATCTCCATTGTCCCATTTGCTGCTACGTTCCCATTTGAGATATGGATCATCCCCAGGGATCATTCCTCTCATTTCCATGATATAGATCGTGAGAAG GCGGTTGATCTTGGGGGAATGCTGAAGCTCATGCTTAGAAAGATGTCGCTACAATTAAATAATCCACCATTTAACTTCATGATCCAGACAGCTCCACTTCAGGTTAAAGAATCACAGTTACCGTATACTCACTGGTTCTTACAGATAGTGCCGCAGTTAACTGGAGTGGGAGGGTTTGAACTTGGAACTGGTTGTTTCATTAACCCTGTTTTCCCTGAGGATGCTGCAAAAGTACTGAGGGAGGTTAATCTTCCAATAGATGGTTGA
- the LOC8276511 gene encoding casein kinase 1-like protein HD16 isoform X1 produces MPELRSGARRSKRLDDLQTLQQPVNPADNWIQPAQNKTRRRVGGRGRGGNATAVAKGASPAIPNRPTAAGRGRGIRLIDLDPEPCEVEAAALRAAEPGYNRVEVVADKDIAMEGGSADKAMGVEEEGSTTPVPERVQVGNSPTYKIERKLGKGGFGQVYVGRRVSGGTDRTGPDAIEVALKFEHRNSKGCNYGPPYEWQVYNTLNGCYGIPWVHYKGRQGDFYILVMDMLGPSLWDVWNSLGQSTCNRMSPNMVACIAVEAISILEKLHMKGFVHGDVKPENFLLGQPGTADEKKLYLIDLGLASRWKDQSSGQHVDYDQRPDVFRGTIRYASVHAHLGRTGSRRDDLESLAYTLIFLLKGRLPWQGYQGDNKSFLVCKKKMATSPELMCCFCPAPFKQFLEAVTNMKFDEEPNYAKLISFFDSLIEPCVPLRPIRIDGALKVGQKRGRLLINLEEDEQPKKKVRLGSPATQWISVYNARRPMKQRYHYNVADARLRQHVDKGNEDGLYISCVASATNLWALIMDAGTGFTSQVYELSAVFLHKDWIMEQWEKNFYISSIAGASNGSSLVVMSKGTPYTQQSYKVSESFPFKWINKKWKEGFHVTSMTTAGNRWGVVMSRNAGYSDQVVELDFLYPSEGIHRRWESGYRITSMAATADQAAFILSIPKRKMVDETQETLRTSAFPSTHVKEKWSKNLYIASICYGRTVC; encoded by the exons ATGCCAGAATTGAGAAGTGGAGCTCGGAGATCAAAGCGTCTTGATGATCTTCAGACTCTCCAACAACCTGTCAACCCAGCAGATAATTGGATACAACCTGCTCAAAACAAGACCAGAAGGAGAGTTGGTGGTAGAGGAAGGGGTGGCAATGCTACAGCTGTAGCTAAAGGGGCTTCACCAGCAATTCCCAATAGGCCGACCGCTGCAGGTAGAGGCCGAGGCATTAGGTTGATTGATTTAGATCCAGAACCTTGTGAGGTTGAAGCTGCGGCTTTAAGAGCTGCTGAACCTGGTTATAATCGAGTTGAGGTGGTGGCAGACAAAGATATTGCAATGGAAGGTGGGAGTGCTGATAAGGCAATGGgagttgaagaagaaggaagcaCAACTCCAGTTCCAGAGAGG GTGCAAGTGGGCAATTCTCCtacatataaaatagaaaggaaGTTGGGTAAGGGTGGTTTTGGGCAAGTTTATGTTGGCAGAAGAGTAAGTGGTGGTACTGATAGAACTGGACCAGATGCAATTGAG GTTGCTTTGAAGTTTGAGCACCGAAATAGCAAAGGTTGCAATTATGGCCCTCCTTATGAGTGGCAAGTCTATAA taCTCTAAACGGGTGTTATGGAATTCCTTGGGTACACTATAAGGGGCGCCAGGGAGATTTCTACATTCTG gTCATGGACATGCTTGGACCCAGTCTTTGGGATGTTTGGAATTCCCTTGGCCAGTC AACCTGCAACAGGATGTCACCAAATATGGTGGCCTGCATTGCTGTGGAGGCAATATCGATTCTCGAAAAGCTTCATATGAAGGG GTTTGTGCATGGAGATGTGAAGCCAGAGAACTTTTTACTTGGTCAACCTGGAACTGCTGATGAGAAGAAGCTATATCTGATTGATCTTGGATTGG CGTCTAGATGGAAAGACCAATCATCCGGTCAACATGTTGATTATGATCAGAGGCCTGATGTATTCAG GGGAACAATAAGGTATGCTAGTGTACATGCCCATTTAGGTCGAACTGGAAGTCGGAGGGATGATCTTGAATCATTGGCCTACACtttgatatttcttttaaaaggaaGGCTACCCTGGCAGGGGTATCAG GGTGATAACAAAAGTTTTCTTGTTTGTAAGAAAAAGATGGCCACTTCTCCTGAGTTGATGTGTTGTTTTTGTCCTGCCCCATTCAAACAATTTCTTGAAGCGGTTACTAATATGAAGTTTGATGAGGAGCCCAATTATGCCAAGCTGATATCTTTCTTTGATAGCTTGATTGAACCTTGCGTTCCATTGAGACCAATTAGAATTGATGGAGCTCTCAAG GTTGGACAAAAACGTGGAAGATTACTTATAAACTTGGAGGAGGATGAGCAACCTAAGAAGAAAGTACGATTAGGCAGTCCAGCTACACAGTGGATCTCTGTATACAATGCACGCCGACCAATGAAGCAGAG ATATCATTATAATGTAGCTGATGCGAGGCTACGGCAACATGTGGACAAGGGTAATGAAGATGGGCTATATATAAGTTGTGTGGCATCTGCAACTAATCTCTGGGCCCTAATCATGGATGCTGGAACTGGTTTCACTTCACAGGTTTATGAACTGTCAGCTGTCTTCCTGCACAAG GATTGGATTATGGAACAGTGGGAAAAAAATTTCTACATTAGTTCAATAGCTGGTGCAAGTAATGGAAGTTCATTAGTTGTCATGTCGAAAG GAACTCCTTACACCCAGCAATCTTACAAAGTAAGCgaatcttttccttttaagtGGATAAATAAGAAATGGAAAGAAGGGTTTCATGTCACTTCCATGACAACTGCTGGCAATCGGTGGGGTGTGGTGATGTCCAGGAATGCTGGATATTCCGATCAG GTTGTGGAGCTCGACTTTTTGTACCCAAGCGAAGGAATACATCGACGATGGGAAAGTGGTTACAGGATCACATCTATGGCTGCCACTGCTGACCAGGCAGCCTTCATATTAAGCATTCCAAAAAGGAAAATGGTTGATGAAACCCAGGAAACTCTACGTACCTCTGCCTTCCCAAGTACCCATGTAAAG
- the LOC8276511 gene encoding casein kinase 1-like protein HD16 isoform X2 — translation MPELRSGARRSKRLDDLQTLQQPVNPADNWIQPAQNKTRRRVGGRGRGGNATAVAKGASPAIPNRPTAAGRGRGIRLIDLDPEPCEVEAAALRAAEPGYNRVEVVADKDIAMEGGSADKAMGVEEEGSTTPVPERVQVGNSPTYKIERKLGKGGFGQVYVGRRVSGGTDRTGPDAIEVALKFEHRNSKGCNYGPPYEWQVYNTLNGCYGIPWVHYKGRQGDFYILVMDMLGPSLWDVWNSLGQSMSPNMVACIAVEAISILEKLHMKGFVHGDVKPENFLLGQPGTADEKKLYLIDLGLASRWKDQSSGQHVDYDQRPDVFRGTIRYASVHAHLGRTGSRRDDLESLAYTLIFLLKGRLPWQGYQGDNKSFLVCKKKMATSPELMCCFCPAPFKQFLEAVTNMKFDEEPNYAKLISFFDSLIEPCVPLRPIRIDGALKVGQKRGRLLINLEEDEQPKKKVRLGSPATQWISVYNARRPMKQRYHYNVADARLRQHVDKGNEDGLYISCVASATNLWALIMDAGTGFTSQVYELSAVFLHKDWIMEQWEKNFYISSIAGASNGSSLVVMSKGTPYTQQSYKVSESFPFKWINKKWKEGFHVTSMTTAGNRWGVVMSRNAGYSDQVVELDFLYPSEGIHRRWESGYRITSMAATADQAAFILSIPKRKMVDETQETLRTSAFPSTHVKEKWSKNLYIASICYGRTVC, via the exons ATGCCAGAATTGAGAAGTGGAGCTCGGAGATCAAAGCGTCTTGATGATCTTCAGACTCTCCAACAACCTGTCAACCCAGCAGATAATTGGATACAACCTGCTCAAAACAAGACCAGAAGGAGAGTTGGTGGTAGAGGAAGGGGTGGCAATGCTACAGCTGTAGCTAAAGGGGCTTCACCAGCAATTCCCAATAGGCCGACCGCTGCAGGTAGAGGCCGAGGCATTAGGTTGATTGATTTAGATCCAGAACCTTGTGAGGTTGAAGCTGCGGCTTTAAGAGCTGCTGAACCTGGTTATAATCGAGTTGAGGTGGTGGCAGACAAAGATATTGCAATGGAAGGTGGGAGTGCTGATAAGGCAATGGgagttgaagaagaaggaagcaCAACTCCAGTTCCAGAGAGG GTGCAAGTGGGCAATTCTCCtacatataaaatagaaaggaaGTTGGGTAAGGGTGGTTTTGGGCAAGTTTATGTTGGCAGAAGAGTAAGTGGTGGTACTGATAGAACTGGACCAGATGCAATTGAG GTTGCTTTGAAGTTTGAGCACCGAAATAGCAAAGGTTGCAATTATGGCCCTCCTTATGAGTGGCAAGTCTATAA taCTCTAAACGGGTGTTATGGAATTCCTTGGGTACACTATAAGGGGCGCCAGGGAGATTTCTACATTCTG gTCATGGACATGCTTGGACCCAGTCTTTGGGATGTTTGGAATTCCCTTGGCCAGTC GATGTCACCAAATATGGTGGCCTGCATTGCTGTGGAGGCAATATCGATTCTCGAAAAGCTTCATATGAAGGG GTTTGTGCATGGAGATGTGAAGCCAGAGAACTTTTTACTTGGTCAACCTGGAACTGCTGATGAGAAGAAGCTATATCTGATTGATCTTGGATTGG CGTCTAGATGGAAAGACCAATCATCCGGTCAACATGTTGATTATGATCAGAGGCCTGATGTATTCAG GGGAACAATAAGGTATGCTAGTGTACATGCCCATTTAGGTCGAACTGGAAGTCGGAGGGATGATCTTGAATCATTGGCCTACACtttgatatttcttttaaaaggaaGGCTACCCTGGCAGGGGTATCAG GGTGATAACAAAAGTTTTCTTGTTTGTAAGAAAAAGATGGCCACTTCTCCTGAGTTGATGTGTTGTTTTTGTCCTGCCCCATTCAAACAATTTCTTGAAGCGGTTACTAATATGAAGTTTGATGAGGAGCCCAATTATGCCAAGCTGATATCTTTCTTTGATAGCTTGATTGAACCTTGCGTTCCATTGAGACCAATTAGAATTGATGGAGCTCTCAAG GTTGGACAAAAACGTGGAAGATTACTTATAAACTTGGAGGAGGATGAGCAACCTAAGAAGAAAGTACGATTAGGCAGTCCAGCTACACAGTGGATCTCTGTATACAATGCACGCCGACCAATGAAGCAGAG ATATCATTATAATGTAGCTGATGCGAGGCTACGGCAACATGTGGACAAGGGTAATGAAGATGGGCTATATATAAGTTGTGTGGCATCTGCAACTAATCTCTGGGCCCTAATCATGGATGCTGGAACTGGTTTCACTTCACAGGTTTATGAACTGTCAGCTGTCTTCCTGCACAAG GATTGGATTATGGAACAGTGGGAAAAAAATTTCTACATTAGTTCAATAGCTGGTGCAAGTAATGGAAGTTCATTAGTTGTCATGTCGAAAG GAACTCCTTACACCCAGCAATCTTACAAAGTAAGCgaatcttttccttttaagtGGATAAATAAGAAATGGAAAGAAGGGTTTCATGTCACTTCCATGACAACTGCTGGCAATCGGTGGGGTGTGGTGATGTCCAGGAATGCTGGATATTCCGATCAG GTTGTGGAGCTCGACTTTTTGTACCCAAGCGAAGGAATACATCGACGATGGGAAAGTGGTTACAGGATCACATCTATGGCTGCCACTGCTGACCAGGCAGCCTTCATATTAAGCATTCCAAAAAGGAAAATGGTTGATGAAACCCAGGAAACTCTACGTACCTCTGCCTTCCCAAGTACCCATGTAAAG